A window of Thermoplasmataceae archaeon contains these coding sequences:
- a CDS encoding AbrB/MazE/SpoVT family DNA-binding domain-containing protein has product MSEKTLIEVTHVSRRGVSLRVTLPKKVGEMLNIVPGDIVGFYSSEKNIIIEKMV; this is encoded by the coding sequence ATGTCTGAGAAAACGCTGATAGAAGTCACGCACGTTTCCAGGAGAGGTGTTTCGCTGAGGGTAACACTCCCAAAAAAAGTAGGGGAAATGCTAAATATTGTACCTGGAGATATTGTGGGTTTCTATTCCAGTGAAAAAAACATAATCATTGAGAAGATGGTTTAG
- a CDS encoding 30S ribosomal protein S8e, with protein sequence MTIFQGKAKKKFTGGKLVRSRSKRRYELGREPTLTKIGENSRKVIRGYGGNTKVALMIAGDANVYNPKDKTTKKVKIVTVKMNPANQHYVQRNIMNKGTVIMTELGEARITSRPGQEGVLNAILL encoded by the coding sequence ATGACTATATTTCAGGGAAAAGCAAAGAAGAAATTTACTGGGGGAAAACTCGTCAGATCACGGTCGAAAAGGAGATATGAGCTCGGCAGGGAACCTACGCTCACCAAAATAGGTGAGAACTCGAGAAAGGTTATAAGGGGATACGGAGGCAATACCAAGGTAGCCCTGATGATCGCCGGCGATGCCAATGTCTACAACCCAAAGGATAAGACAACAAAGAAAGTAAAGATAGTTACGGTCAAGATGAACCCTGCAAATCAGCACTACGTGCAGCGAAACATAATGAACAAGGGCACAGTTATTATGACTGAACTCGGCGAGGCAAGAATCACATCGCGGCCAGGTCAGGAAGGAGTCCTTAACGCCATTTTGCTATGA
- a CDS encoding signal recognition particle subunit SRP19/SEC65 family protein — MTITLFSQYFNGSITKRMGRRISKAAAKNYSDQKLTDLLNSINAKFEVRDARYPRVPWIEGKMYVVEAAVKKSTLIKMLERKLL; from the coding sequence ATGACCATTACCCTATTTTCTCAATACTTCAACGGGAGCATCACAAAGCGAATGGGGCGCAGGATATCAAAGGCTGCGGCCAAAAATTATTCTGACCAGAAATTAACTGATCTGCTCAATTCCATAAACGCAAAGTTCGAAGTGAGGGATGCCAGATACCCCCGGGTTCCGTGGATTGAGGGAAAGATGTACGTTGTTGAGGCAGCAGTAAAAAAGAGCACCCTGATTAAAATGCTTGAAAGAAAATTACTTTGA
- a CDS encoding Xaa-Pro peptidase family protein — translation MEYKHIFDFARETDTILILNGGEGAIDKNFFYLTGADSGIFEGSALVVTPDRLKIITSILEEQSAKSTGLDVTVFKTNEEKKKILQEELKGINTIGLNYSALTLELYKDLLRIIPDKEFIDVSNTIAEARRLKTPEELEKIRKAASIGSEAIQNVWPQLKEGMTESEVAALVAYEMMKLGATEPSFSTIVGFGPNSSIPHYSPGSRKLKKNDFVLIDFGALYKRYCSDITRTVVFGRASEEQKEMYNTVKKAQTDSMNTIKANVNGRDVDGVARKVIDSTKYKGTFIHSLGHGLGMDVHDHPALSGGYDFPLKENMVVTVEPGIYVPGFGGVRIEDDVIVKRDGFEKITTAPSDLIEIS, via the coding sequence ATGGAGTACAAGCATATTTTTGATTTTGCCAGGGAAACTGACACCATTCTGATATTGAATGGCGGCGAGGGAGCTATCGACAAGAATTTCTTTTACCTAACCGGAGCAGACAGCGGGATATTCGAAGGATCTGCGTTGGTCGTTACGCCAGACCGGCTAAAGATAATAACATCAATCCTTGAAGAACAATCCGCGAAGTCAACTGGCCTGGACGTCACGGTCTTCAAAACCAACGAGGAAAAGAAGAAGATACTCCAGGAAGAGCTGAAGGGCATCAACACCATAGGCCTGAATTACTCAGCACTTACCTTAGAGCTTTACAAAGACCTATTGCGGATTATCCCGGACAAGGAATTCATAGATGTTTCCAACACAATAGCTGAAGCCCGACGCCTTAAGACTCCCGAGGAGCTTGAAAAGATCAGAAAGGCTGCTAGCATAGGAAGCGAGGCAATCCAGAACGTCTGGCCGCAGCTTAAAGAAGGGATGACTGAGAGCGAAGTGGCAGCTCTTGTTGCGTATGAGATGATGAAACTCGGAGCCACGGAGCCTTCTTTCAGCACCATTGTTGGGTTCGGACCAAACAGCTCAATTCCACATTACTCTCCGGGATCAAGGAAGCTCAAGAAAAACGATTTTGTACTCATTGACTTCGGAGCTCTTTACAAAAGATACTGCTCAGATATAACTAGAACAGTCGTGTTCGGGAGGGCATCTGAGGAACAGAAGGAAATGTATAACACGGTCAAAAAGGCACAGACCGATTCCATGAATACGATAAAGGCAAACGTGAATGGCAGAGACGTGGATGGAGTTGCGAGGAAGGTCATAGATTCAACTAAGTACAAGGGCACATTCATCCACTCGCTTGGTCATGGACTTGGCATGGACGTCCACGATCACCCTGCCCTTTCGGGAGGATACGATTTCCCGCTGAAGGAAAACATGGTTGTAACGGTTGAACCCGGTATTTACGTACCCGGATTCGGCGGTGTGAGAATTGAGGACGACGTTATAGTGAAGAGAGACGGATTCGAGAAGATTACAACCGCACCATCGGATCTCATAGAAATTTCATGA
- a CDS encoding radical SAM protein has protein sequence MRITEIFHSIQGEGIYMGLPMLFVRTNRCNLRCRWCDSKYTFTGGEEVDLNDILKTVRDSREEWVCFTGGEPLLQPEALEFVRSCIDIGKKVLIETSGSLNIKPYVFSDSVCIDMDVKTPSSGEEKSLLKSNIDLIRKMDYLKFVISDEADYEFSREFVGGLDEEKNVVFQPAWGSDARMLAEAVIRDGLNVRVMPQFHKMVWGDRRGV, from the coding sequence ATGAGAATAACAGAAATATTTCACAGCATACAGGGTGAGGGTATCTATATGGGGTTACCGATGCTATTTGTAAGGACTAACAGATGCAACCTAAGATGCAGATGGTGCGATTCAAAATACACCTTTACGGGAGGGGAAGAAGTGGATTTGAACGACATACTGAAGACGGTCAGGGATTCAAGGGAAGAGTGGGTATGCTTCACCGGTGGCGAACCTCTCTTGCAACCAGAGGCTCTTGAATTTGTCAGGTCATGCATAGATATAGGTAAGAAGGTTCTGATTGAAACAAGCGGATCTCTGAACATAAAACCTTATGTTTTTTCCGACAGCGTGTGCATTGACATGGACGTTAAAACTCCATCATCCGGAGAAGAAAAATCTCTCCTAAAGAGTAATATCGATCTTATTCGGAAAATGGATTACCTTAAATTTGTTATTTCTGACGAAGCGGACTACGAGTTTTCAAGGGAATTCGTGGGTGGCTTGGACGAGGAGAAGAACGTCGTTTTCCAGCCGGCATGGGGCTCTGACGCGAGGATGCTTGCCGAGGCTGTCATAAGGGATGGCCTGAATGTTAGGGTCATGCCCCAATTCCACAAGATGGTCTGGGGTGATAGGAGAGGGGTGTAA
- a CDS encoding dihydroorotase: MDKTDVAISGKFYYKGSFQEIMVGVTSGVITAISKSVPADRIIKLDGAILPASTDTHVHFRDPGETEKEDFSTGSLSAIYGGTTTVMDMPNNKVPVTDYERFEDKLSAVKNRSYCDFGLFSLYNGSNASVISRKSNGIKIYLGGSTNAAGTLIAEKDVRIINAFNAPVFFHAEDQKCLDNNRIVDQNLRTHNLARPVECEAAAVKYALKSTIERKVITHISDFNSIPAGTERDGTVYEVTPHHLLLNDSIEVGSMGKVNPPLRSREVQQKLLQKYLDGQIDIVSSDHAPHTEADKEEFPHAKSGIIGVETRVPLLLGLVSKHVLDIEIFFRTTIEKPAKLFGLKKGKVEIGYAADFISFRLNNLRRIDPERLHSKNPLSPFGGFEAVFPEFVMISGNVALDHYEAVDDHLGRYIEKST, encoded by the coding sequence TTGGATAAAACAGATGTGGCAATATCTGGTAAATTCTATTACAAAGGCAGTTTCCAGGAGATCATGGTTGGAGTAACATCAGGCGTCATAACCGCCATCAGCAAGAGCGTACCTGCAGACAGGATCATAAAACTGGATGGCGCCATTCTTCCTGCATCCACAGATACACATGTGCATTTTAGGGACCCCGGAGAAACTGAAAAAGAGGACTTTTCCACTGGATCTCTCAGTGCGATCTATGGTGGCACAACCACAGTAATGGACATGCCCAACAATAAAGTCCCCGTGACAGATTATGAAAGATTTGAGGATAAGCTCTCAGCGGTGAAGAATAGGAGCTACTGCGATTTTGGCCTCTTTTCCCTTTACAACGGATCCAATGCTAGCGTCATTTCTCGAAAGAGCAATGGAATCAAAATTTACCTCGGCGGAAGCACAAACGCAGCGGGTACACTCATTGCAGAAAAGGATGTCCGGATTATAAATGCATTTAATGCCCCCGTTTTTTTTCACGCAGAGGATCAGAAATGCCTCGACAATAACAGAATTGTTGATCAGAACCTCAGGACGCATAATCTTGCGAGGCCGGTGGAATGTGAGGCGGCTGCTGTTAAATATGCCCTTAAAAGCACCATCGAGAGGAAAGTGATCACGCATATCTCGGACTTCAATTCCATTCCAGCAGGAACAGAAAGGGACGGCACGGTATACGAAGTTACGCCACACCATCTCCTGCTTAATGACTCAATCGAAGTGGGGTCCATGGGAAAGGTCAATCCACCCCTCCGGAGCAGGGAGGTGCAGCAGAAACTTCTACAGAAATACTTGGATGGCCAGATTGATATTGTTTCATCGGACCACGCTCCGCATACCGAGGCGGACAAGGAGGAATTCCCTCACGCCAAATCAGGCATAATTGGGGTAGAGACCAGGGTTCCTCTCCTTCTTGGGCTTGTATCTAAGCATGTGCTTGACATAGAAATCTTTTTCAGGACGACAATAGAGAAGCCTGCAAAACTGTTCGGCCTAAAGAAAGGTAAAGTTGAAATTGGTTATGCTGCAGATTTTATCTCTTTCAGACTTAATAACCTCAGGAGGATTGATCCTGAGAGGTTACATTCAAAGAACCCACTCTCTCCATTTGGTGGGTTTGAGGCAGTTTTCCCCGAATTCGTCATGATCTCTGGGAATGTGGCTTTAGACCATTATGAGGCCGTCGATGATCATCTCGGCAGGTATATCGAGAAATCCACCTGA
- a CDS encoding ribonuclease P: MRIQNIDLENLARDRIDKLVYLAHHSDRSTRYMEIAEKIAMRIDITLPSDIKRSYCKRCKTPYSEKTRIRVSRGLVTVRCSVCSDLRRI; this comes from the coding sequence TTGCGAATTCAGAATATAGATTTAGAAAACCTTGCCCGAGATCGAATAGATAAACTTGTCTACCTCGCTCATCACAGTGACCGATCCACAAGGTACATGGAGATCGCCGAAAAAATAGCCATGAGAATTGATATCACACTGCCAAGCGATATCAAGAGGTCGTACTGCAAGAGGTGCAAGACACCCTATAGCGAAAAAACAAGAATCCGGGTCAGCCGTGGCCTGGTCACGGTGAGGTGCTCTGTTTGCTCTGATTTACGGAGAATCC
- a CDS encoding acetamidase/formamidase family protein, translating into MKFLDGKKPENIHFKWSADLEPVISMKSGDQISILVPDSSTWQIKREFSTIDLANSVDPEKYDGAVGPILVEDARPGDTLEVSIHKIRTGNWGWSAIIPEIGFLKGLFDNRLVVWDIGEDAISVTKDFLAGIRIPVHPFLGVMGTAPSSGSVGMIPPQRFGGNMDNKKLGIG; encoded by the coding sequence GTCTGCTGATCTGGAGCCGGTCATCTCAATGAAAAGCGGCGATCAGATCTCAATTCTTGTGCCTGACTCCTCCACGTGGCAGATTAAGAGGGAATTCTCCACCATTGATCTCGCTAACAGTGTAGATCCAGAAAAGTACGATGGTGCAGTTGGGCCTATTCTTGTTGAGGACGCGAGGCCCGGAGATACCCTGGAGGTAAGCATTCATAAAATAAGGACCGGTAACTGGGGATGGAGTGCAATCATCCCTGAGATTGGTTTCCTGAAGGGGCTTTTCGATAATAGGCTGGTTGTCTGGGATATTGGGGAAGATGCCATATCAGTCACTAAAGATTTTCTCGCCGGGATACGTATTCCAGTTCATCCGTTCCTCGGCGTAATGGGTACAGCCCCAAGTTCAGGGTCCGTTGGCATGATTCCCCCTCAGCGATTTGGCGGAAACATGGACAACAAGAAACTGGGTATAGGAT